gctttaccacacctctctgtgctttacaatgcttccctatgctttaccagacctctctgtgctttacaatgcttccctatgctttaccagacctctctgtgctttacaatgcttccctatgctttaccagacctctctgtgctttacaatgcttccctatgctttaccacacctctctgtgctttacaatgcttccctatgctttaccacacctcgctgtgctttacaatgcttccctatgctttaccagacctctctgtgctttacaatgcttccctatgctttaccagacctctctgtgcttcacaatgcctccctatgctttaccagacctctctgtgctttacaatgcttccctatgctttaccagacctctctgtgctttacaatgcttccctatgctttaccagacctctctgtgctttacaatgcttccctatgctttaccacacctctctgtgctttacaatgcttccctatgctttaccacacctctctgtgctttacaatgcttccctacactttactacactttaccatgcttttactgtgctttactacacttgctCTTGCTGTCCCAGCAGTTGGGATGGTGTAGTTGTAATTGTCATGTTTTGCTTTCTATAGATATTTCCCTAGCTGTGCTGGAGATTGCATTTCTGATTAAAATCTGCTGCAGGGAATAGGAATCCCTCTATGGAAAATCGTGCAGTGCTTTGGGGAAATCGccttttaaaaagtatttgttcAGTCAAATGTAACACTAACAGATCATTTACGAgacgcatgtttttttttaattgatctacagctggggccaaaagttttgcatctccctatagaatgaactcattctgcttcataaagtcgaatgaaacctgctaaatgatgttaacatattgaatcacacaccgctttgtaACCAGATActtggaaaaatgtgacatttcgaaatctaacatgaaatactgccgTAGTGCCATTGTGGAATCGCTACTATTGGTGCGGTACTGGTTCCACttagacacgcacacacaaaaaccAGTTAAACCATTACATGAAAAACAgttttaatacaaaatgtaataaaatcgAAATAAAAAAGcgacaaaaaatgtgttttttaattataaaacgataaaaaaaatagaacaatgaAAGAAGTCAAATACAAAAACTTAATcaaatttgaattttaaaaaatctctctctctctctctctctctctctctctctctctctctctctctctctctctctctctctctctctctcaattcgtaaaattagattttttaaataccaGCCCATGGGTGAAATATTTTGGGCAATCCCCCTCATCATAGAGATGCTGTATTATTGAAATTAACTTTCCATGTGTTTCCTACGCAGGTGGAATAATAAATAGAAACCGGACCTTGAAGATGGCATTCCAGGTTGCCACACCTCCCGAACCCAAGACCGCGATGAACGAACAGCCCTGGTCAGTCTGCCCTGACAGGACGGCGCTTTCAAACCGGGTGGGCACAGACCGTGGCTCACACTGCCCCCCTCTGCAGGTAATACCCCAGTTTTGCCATTCCTGCCAGCTGCGCCCTTGTAAAACTtcaccacagtaaatctgcacggTGATTTTGCAATCAACGCGGGTTATTCCCTGGCTTTTGATCAGACTGGCTGTTCCTTAATTAATTAGGAAAGTTAATTGGAGCTCCACTGTAAGACTCAACTCCAGTCTGTAGACCAGCCAGAGACAGCCCCGCTTTCCTTATCAAAGTTCACTgtgaaatactgtatgaaactTCTGCTTTAAAATCCGGTTTTGCTTTattcaacttttttatttttgtgtttcccATGAATATTTTCACCCCAATTGTCGCCCAGTTTGGAAGGCCCaattgcttcccccccccccccccccccccccccccacagctgctcaggagacCCGAGGGTTCAGCAGCCTCCAATCCCACgcccgagccagcttcctcttccacacccaggaGCTCGAGAGCGGACGTCAGCGACCtgctagccctgcaggtgtccgctctgagctcactggacgCCTGGCCGGTAGGGTTCGCTGCAACGCGATgaggaggagaaacagtccctgttggTTTTGCCTCCCTGACCCGCAGgggcgccagagccaatgcgacgctccctccagtatcccctgtgctcccctgactgtaggaCTGACCCTGCATATCACACGACTGTGCTTCTACTAAGGGAGACCCCTGCTTCATTAACGTTTGTCTCATCTCAACACCCCCCCCCCAGCAGGGCGCATACTCCGGAGTGGTCCAGAACTTTTCCAGCCGGACTCTCCCTCATCCTTCCTTCTATTCTCTCTACGTGGCCATCGGATCCATGCAGGCAAACCTGGAGGCTCGGAAGCACTGGGACCCCACAAGCTTTCCTGGTACTTGAACATTTTTCATTGAAGTGACGTCTTTCTCTAGCAGCTTTTGGTCTtctagagcagggcttcccagccccggtcctggggaccccctgctgtgtctgctggttttcattccagctgagctctcaattactgaaccagacccttcattgagcttaattagaccctttgacttgttttcttaacataaacagctaacttgaaatctgcaactgtttaagagctgaaaacaatgacGAAGGTCTGATTAAGCAAATGATCTGTTCATCCCCTcatcctaaccccaaccctagctccaaccctgTCCCTTACCCTTATCCTATctctaaccctaatcctagctccaaccctaactaACTCTAACCTTGTTGTTTTCTCGCTCCAGTCTCTCCCATTTCTCCTGCTGATTTCTACTACACAGACCCCTGGAAGCCTGCGGGAAGTCGAGTTTACAACACTGTGACTCAGCTCGAGGTATGGGGGCGGGGGGGTGCGGGGGGCAGTTAACGGGGCAATCCACAATGAGAGGCATTCTTGAATTAGTTTACAAGACAAGTCCCTTTATTAGATCTAATCCCAGAGCTTGAAAAGACTGAGCTatgaagataggctgaaagaactgaaacactattaaaatcatgcttttaaaatgtgctttattaACAGTACTGCTGCCCCCACACCACCTACCCCTTTTTAATTGTGCTGAAAATCCGTCAATTAAGGAGGTATTTCAAATCCAACTCAAACCCGTAGGAGAGTTTCTGTATTTACTGATTGGTGTcttaccccccacccccagcgcAGGTTCTCGAGTGCTGTCGTCTGAACACACCTCCCCCCATCATGTCAGTCTGCCAGGCTGCGGGTTCGAACCCGTTCAGGACCGCGCCCCGAACCCTGGGCTCACCGAACCAGAACCGTCCGCAGGGGGCATCGGAAAACAGGAGAGTGGAGATAATCCAGCTCTCCAGAGAGGAGGACCAAGCAGTGAGCACCCTCCTTGAGCTCCGGCTGTCCCACCTGGAGCGCAGGGGAGAGGGGAGCTCCTTAGAGAGCGTGCCTGGGGGTATCGGAGACGGGAGCCCTCTTAGAGCTGAGAGCGGAGACTGGGAACAGCCGGGGAACTTCTGCACCGTAAGTGTTCCAGAACCGACTGCCGCTTCCTCTGCTCCTGCAGGAGAACCTGGACTTCAGCCGGCGGCAAAGCGGAGACCCAAGCCAGAGATGGACGTGGCACAAGCCTTGCTGGAGCTTGTGAAAGGGGAGCCAGAGGACAGCCCGAGGCGACAGACCGTCGTGTCTTTGGCAGCTGGGTTTAGAGTCCCACTTACCGAAGACCGGGAAGCATTGGGGAGACTCTGCGTCCAAGGAGGGGATCGGATCAAACCGCAGGAGGGCGATTGGCCCCGCAGTCTAGAGCCGAAGTTGGGAGAGCCCGATAGAATGGACCTGGGTGGGCCAGACCGCTTGGCACCGGGGTCGCTGGAGGCTCCTCCGTGTAGCCAGTTGGGTGAAGGCTGGCACCAGGATTGTGGTTCGGTGTTGGCAGGCTTGGGTGAGGAGGGACACAGGTCATATCTGAACAGGAGCACAGCGAGCGGGGATGACGTCGTGGAGACCAGCTTGGACAGAGACGAGTCTGAGACGGGGCCCGCTGGACAGAGCTGCTCCCGGGATGAGAGGCTGGCTGTTGTTGCTTTGCTGGACCTCCATGTCTTTGGCAGTAGGGTTTAGGGTCCCGTGTGCTGACTAGAGGCATAGAGAGGTGGGGAGAGACTTTTCAAAGCATGGGTAGGTCGTAGATGTTGTGCATGAGAACTGAGTGATAGTTCAGTACTTAGTTTTTGCACTTGCAATGTTATCAGTGGTTCTCTGAATAgatttcattgaggggagctctgaaccccaggactgggtgcagcaggactgggtgcagcagcagcagcagggctagtgtgagtttgtaaccctgctcaaactcctggctcctgatcatttcaatattaataataataacagacttcattgaggggagctctgaaccccaggactgggtgcagcagcagcagcagcagggctagtgtgagtttctaacacAGAGAAAAGGCAACACTGACAatttagtttaatttataaaaaaaaggcttgttttattattgttactgtAAACAGTttgatgaataaaaacaaatgcttgATTTCTATCATGTTTTATTCCTGCGTTGTTCTTTCCCCTGCAAAGATATTTATAATTCagctcatttgaaaaaaaaaaaaagggttgaaATGAACAGGTTGCATTTAATGTAACATTAAGACAGATTATATTTCCTTACTCAAAACACACTCTTCGTATTAAAAtcttcatattttatatatacagctgcAGTACTAAAACAGCTCTGAGTCAGACTTTATTTTAAGGGCAGTTTCAGCATCCATCAGCTgttaaaaacattgacaaatgCTGCTCGTTCTGTGTTAATAGCTAATATAATAACCAATGTATACACATAATCAAAGTTATAATAATGTAAAAGCTGGTCTTGTTTGCTAAACATCTCTGCAGTCCTTAAAATGTCTTTAAACAGACACAATTTCAATGACAAGACTGAGTTGGAACTGATCATACTGTCTGAAGATAGGATATTTTTCCTATTAGTTCATAAATAggtttactgtacattaaattgACCATTCGTGAATTTGTCCCAAGgccagttaattaaaaaaaaaagttccacctAAAATAAAGCGTGTCCCAATACAGCATGAATATGAtcatacagggatggaaataagactcctgttgcatagcagtttcatccattccaggttttactatgagcctgattagccacagtgtaaagGTCACAAGCTCAGGTCTGATTAaactcaggaatggatcaaactgctacggatttggagtcttatttcctccATCCCTGTAAGGATAAGTTTTTTTTCCTAAGGACTGTTTTTGGAAGAGCATTAAAAACATTCGCTTAGGTCAAACGGTGCTTTGATAAAATTATTATCCTTAACTACAGAGAACTGCGACTTAATTAGCACGTCTAAAACGGTCGTTTTTTGAAAATCAGGCTCTGTTTTGTTTGCCAGATTCATCACATGTCGACCTGCGGAGTtgttggaattaaaaaaaaaaaaaatacaaaaagcataAAAGGATCCTGCTGGCAAGCCTGTTAGGAATTTCCTTCTTATAAACTAGAATGCACTGTACAGGCTTTCTAGCCAATCAGATGGCTCCATACTACATCAGTATATATATCACCTTAGTCCTGCACCAAGCATACTGCTTGAAGCTTGGGTCTGTTTATGCCAAAGTTTCatatattatgttcagttctggtcaccacgctacaaaaaggatattgctgctctagaaagagtgcaaagaagagcgaccagaattatcccgggtttaaaaggcatgtcgtatgcagacaggctaaaagaattgaatctattcagtcttgaacaaaggagactacgcggcgatctgaaaggtattgacaatgtcgacccaagagactttttcaacctgaaaataagaaacaaggaccagggaaatggagattagataaaggggcattcagaacagaaaataggaggcacttttttacacagagaatcgtgagggtctggaaccaactccccagtaatgttgttgaagctgacaccctgggatccttcaagaagctg
This genomic stretch from Acipenser ruthenus chromosome 48, fAciRut3.2 maternal haplotype, whole genome shotgun sequence harbors:
- the LOC131721191 gene encoding uncharacterized protein LOC131721191 isoform X1, whose product is MAFQVATPPEPKTAMNEQPWSVCPDRTALSNRVGTDRGSHCPPLQQGAYSGVVQNFSSRTLPHPSFYSLYVAIGSMQANLEARKHWDPTSFPVSPISPADFYYTDPWKPAGSRVYNTVTQLEVLECCRLNTPPPIMSVCQAAGSNPFRTAPRTLGSPNQNRPQGASENRRVEIIQLSREEDQAVSTLLELRLSHLERRGEGSSLESVPGGIGDGSPLRAESGDWEQPGNFCTVSVPEPTAASSAPAGEPGLQPAAKRRPKPEMDVAQALLELVKGEPEDSPRRQTVVSLAAGFRVPLTEDREALGRLCVQGGDRIKPQEGDWPRSLEPKLGEPDRMDLGGPDRLAPGSLEAPPCSQLGEGWHQDCGSVLAGLGEEGHRSYLNRSTASGDDVVETSLDRDESETGPAGQSCSRDERLAVVALLDLHVFGSRV
- the LOC131721191 gene encoding uncharacterized protein LOC131721191 isoform X2 gives rise to the protein MAFQVATPPEPKTAMNEQPWSVCPDRTALSNRVGTDRGSHCPPLQGAYSGVVQNFSSRTLPHPSFYSLYVAIGSMQANLEARKHWDPTSFPVSPISPADFYYTDPWKPAGSRVYNTVTQLEVLECCRLNTPPPIMSVCQAAGSNPFRTAPRTLGSPNQNRPQGASENRRVEIIQLSREEDQAVSTLLELRLSHLERRGEGSSLESVPGGIGDGSPLRAESGDWEQPGNFCTVSVPEPTAASSAPAGEPGLQPAAKRRPKPEMDVAQALLELVKGEPEDSPRRQTVVSLAAGFRVPLTEDREALGRLCVQGGDRIKPQEGDWPRSLEPKLGEPDRMDLGGPDRLAPGSLEAPPCSQLGEGWHQDCGSVLAGLGEEGHRSYLNRSTASGDDVVETSLDRDESETGPAGQSCSRDERLAVVALLDLHVFGSRV